The following coding sequences lie in one Drosophila sulfurigaster albostrigata strain 15112-1811.04 chromosome 2R, ASM2355843v2, whole genome shotgun sequence genomic window:
- the LOC133836971 gene encoding uncharacterized protein LOC133836971 has translation MLFKALSFLLVVSSVFAEVPSEARLNTDRALLDLMMQPRGDAAVDAYCWGRYTPVMKEIIDVFEAESKQCQTDYDLSNAAIIANYTGLRENVTAIAKDSCESLQRCDGLQTQLEAFNCFGTTGRDQAQKLTSMSGTSFSAAISLEEEISRILSVQKLCNEKALARYSNDNSQALKELTECLNGNISES, from the exons ATGTTGTTCAAAGCTCTATCATTTTTGCTAGTAGTTAGCTCAGTTTTCGCTGAGGTGCCAAGCGAGGCGAGACTCAATACAGACCGCGCTCTGCTCGATCTGATGATGCAGCCTCGTGGAGACGCGGCAGTCGACGCCTATTGTTGGGGTCGCTACACCCCAGTTATGAAGGAGATTATCGATGTGTTTGAGGCTGAATCCAAGCAATGCCAAACCGACTACGATCTCAGTAATGCTGCCATTATCGCAAACTATACTGGACTTCGCGAAAACGTTACCGCAATTGCAAAGGACTCGTGTGAATCACTTCAGCGATGCGATGGTCTTCAAACTCAACTTGAAGCTTTCAATTGCTTTGGAACAACA GGACGTGATCAAGCCCAAAAACTGACATCAATGTCAGGTACATCCTTTTCAGCAGCTATCAGTCTTGAGGAGGAAATCAGCCGCATCTTAAGTGTTCAAAAACTTTGCAACGAGAAGGCCCTCGCTCGttacagcaacgacaacagtcAGGCACTTAAGGAACTGACGGAATGTCTCAATGGCAATATTTCGGAAAGTTAA